One genomic segment of Streptomyces sp. TLI_146 includes these proteins:
- a CDS encoding cytochrome P450: MSDLPDVFDPRRYAAGPPHDDYRELRERHPVAWQEEYEVLGWPAGPGFWAVTRHADVVRVLKDPATYSSTLGATQIRDPDPDDLPFIRRMMLNQDPPQHGRLRRLVSRAFTPGRTDRFEAAVRARARTLLGAARDGAEDGVFDLVTEVTDDYALLNLADLLGVPGSDRGLLLEWTERVIGYQDPDEPPVLGPDGRPVNPRSPAMLREMFAYAQELAAYKRREPADDIMTSLAHSELADAELEMFFFLLTVAGNDTVRAAAPGGFLALAEHPDQRRALGAGEASLDTAVDELLRWHPPVLTFRRTAARDTVLAGQRVRAGDKVVVFHASANHDERVFTRPQRLDLTRTPNPHVSFGDGPHVCLGAHFARLQLRVLHEEALRLLPGYEPAGPPRRLVSNFINGVKSLPLRLPGPGSGPRG, from the coding sequence AGGAGGAGTACGAGGTGCTGGGCTGGCCCGCCGGGCCCGGCTTCTGGGCGGTCACCCGGCACGCCGACGTCGTACGGGTGCTGAAGGACCCGGCCACCTACTCCTCCACCCTCGGCGCCACCCAGATCCGCGACCCCGACCCCGACGACCTGCCGTTCATCCGCCGCATGATGCTCAACCAGGATCCCCCGCAGCACGGCAGGCTGCGCCGCCTGGTGAGCCGCGCCTTCACCCCCGGCCGCACCGACCGGTTCGAGGCGGCGGTACGGGCCCGGGCGCGCACCCTGCTGGGCGCGGCCCGCGACGGCGCCGAGGACGGGGTCTTCGACCTGGTCACCGAGGTCACCGACGACTACGCGCTGCTCAACCTCGCGGATCTGCTCGGGGTGCCCGGCAGCGACCGCGGGCTGCTCCTCGAATGGACCGAGCGGGTCATCGGCTACCAGGACCCGGACGAGCCGCCGGTGCTCGGCCCCGACGGGCGGCCGGTCAACCCGCGCTCGCCCGCGATGCTGCGCGAGATGTTCGCGTACGCCCAGGAGCTCGCCGCGTACAAGCGGCGCGAGCCCGCCGACGACATCATGACCTCGCTGGCGCACTCCGAACTGGCCGACGCCGAGCTGGAGATGTTCTTCTTCCTGCTGACCGTGGCGGGCAACGACACCGTGCGCGCCGCCGCGCCCGGCGGCTTCCTGGCGCTGGCCGAACACCCGGACCAGCGGCGGGCGCTGGGCGCGGGCGAAGCCTCCCTGGACACGGCCGTGGACGAGCTGCTGCGGTGGCACCCGCCGGTTCTCACCTTCCGCCGCACCGCCGCCCGGGACACCGTGCTCGCCGGGCAGCGGGTGCGCGCGGGCGACAAGGTGGTGGTCTTCCACGCCTCGGCCAACCACGACGAGCGCGTCTTCACCCGCCCCCAGCGGCTGGACCTGACGCGGACGCCCAACCCCCACGTCTCGTTCGGGGACGGCCCGCACGTCTGCCTCGGCGCCCACTTCGCCCGGCTCCAGCTGCGGGTGCTGCACGAGGAGGCGCTCCGGCTGCTGCCCGGCTACGAGCCCGCCGGGCCGCCGCGCCGACTGGTCTCCAACTTCATCAACGGGGTCAAATCGCTGCCGCTCCGGCTGCCGGGGCCGGGGTCAGGGCCGCGCGGGTGA
- the ggt gene encoding gamma-glutamyltransferase: MRRSAVRSLSLLAVAAAVATSVAAAPPRTAPPPVKTPEAIGYGGAVASVDADATAAGIEVLKHGGNAVDAAVATAAALGVTEPYSSGIGGGGYFVYYDAKSRTVHTIDGRERAPHSATSSLFLENGKPLPFPDAVTSGLSVGTPGTPATWDAALDAWGSKPLSRLLKPAEKIARDGFTVDDTFRQQTADNQARFADFPDTAKLFLPGGQLPVVGSKLRNPDLARTYEELGRTGADAVYRGDLGRDIVRTVRKPPVAAGSARVARPGDLTEKDLRSYAVKHQTPTKVDYRGLKVYGMAPSSSGGTTVGEALNILEHTDLSKASEARYLHRYIEATRVAFADRGRWVGDPAFEDVPTKGLLSRKFADSRACLISDTKALTSPLAPGDPRHPAPCATSGQASPTTYEGENTTHLTVADKWGDIVSYTLTIEQTGGSGITVPGRGFLLNNELTDFSFAPANPAVHDPNLPGPGKRPRSSMSPTIVLDAHGRPVLALGSPGGATIITTVLQSLVGHLDRGLPLVDAIAAPRASQRNAAATELEPGLYNSPLKAQLEALGHKFTLNPMIGAATGVERLGDGRWVAAAEKVRRGGGSAMVVRPAG, translated from the coding sequence ATGCGTCGCTCCGCCGTCCGCAGTCTCTCGTTACTGGCCGTCGCCGCGGCCGTGGCGACCTCGGTCGCGGCCGCCCCGCCGAGAACCGCGCCCCCGCCCGTCAAGACGCCCGAGGCGATCGGCTACGGGGGCGCCGTCGCCAGCGTCGACGCGGACGCCACCGCAGCCGGCATCGAGGTCCTCAAGCACGGCGGCAACGCGGTGGACGCCGCCGTCGCCACGGCCGCCGCCCTCGGCGTCACCGAGCCGTACTCGTCGGGCATCGGCGGCGGCGGATACTTCGTCTACTACGACGCGAAGTCCCGCACCGTGCACACCATCGACGGCCGCGAGAGGGCGCCGCACTCCGCGACCTCGTCCCTGTTCCTGGAGAACGGCAAGCCGCTCCCGTTCCCGGACGCGGTGACCAGCGGGCTCAGCGTCGGCACCCCCGGCACCCCGGCCACCTGGGACGCGGCCCTCGACGCCTGGGGCTCCAAGCCGCTGAGCCGCCTCCTCAAGCCCGCGGAGAAGATCGCGCGCGACGGCTTCACGGTGGATGACACCTTCCGCCAGCAGACCGCCGACAACCAGGCGCGGTTCGCCGACTTCCCGGACACCGCCAAGCTCTTCCTGCCCGGCGGACAGCTCCCGGTGGTCGGCTCGAAGCTGAGGAACCCCGATCTCGCCCGCACCTACGAGGAGTTGGGGCGTACGGGCGCGGACGCCGTCTACCGCGGCGACCTGGGGCGCGACATCGTACGGACCGTCCGCAAGCCCCCCGTCGCGGCCGGCTCGGCGCGTGTCGCCCGCCCCGGCGACCTCACCGAGAAGGACCTGCGCTCCTACGCGGTCAAGCACCAGACACCGACGAAGGTGGACTACCGGGGCCTGAAGGTCTACGGCATGGCGCCGTCGTCGTCGGGCGGCACCACGGTCGGCGAGGCGCTGAACATCCTGGAGCACACCGACCTGTCGAAGGCGTCCGAGGCCCGGTATCTGCACCGCTACATCGAGGCGACCCGGGTGGCCTTCGCGGACCGGGGCCGCTGGGTGGGCGACCCGGCCTTCGAGGACGTACCGACCAAGGGGCTGCTCTCGCGGAAGTTCGCGGACTCGCGGGCCTGCCTCATCAGCGACACCAAGGCCCTGACCAGCCCGCTGGCGCCCGGCGACCCCCGCCACCCGGCGCCCTGCGCCACCTCCGGCCAGGCCTCGCCCACCACGTACGAGGGTGAGAACACCACGCATCTGACGGTGGCCGACAAGTGGGGCGACATCGTCTCGTACACCCTCACCATCGAGCAGACCGGCGGCAGCGGCATCACGGTGCCCGGCCGGGGCTTCCTGCTCAACAACGAGCTGACGGACTTCTCGTTCGCCCCGGCGAACCCGGCCGTCCACGACCCGAACCTGCCGGGGCCCGGCAAGCGGCCGCGCTCGTCCATGTCGCCGACGATCGTCCTCGACGCTCATGGCAGGCCGGTGCTCGCGCTCGGCTCGCCGGGCGGCGCGACCATCATCACCACGGTGCTCCAGTCCCTCGTCGGGCACCTCGACCGGGGCCTGCCGCTGGTCGACGCCATCGCGGCCCCGCGCGCCAGCCAGCGCAACGCGGCGGCGACCGAGCTGGAGCCCGGGCTCTACAACAGCCCGCTGAAGGCCCAACTGGAGGCGCTGGGACACAAGTTCACGCTCAACCCGATGATCGGCGCGGCGACCGGGGTGGAGCGGCTCGGTGACGGCCGCTGGGTGGCGGCGGCCGAGAAGGTCCGGCGCGGTGGCGGTTCGGCGATGGTGGTGCGCCCAGCTGGGTGA
- a CDS encoding glycoside hydrolase family 75 protein has protein sequence MRTRTLALAAAFGATLLATAALPATALNTAAATGSPTRTEEGSVGAAELLAKVTTCSQISSGKYRTDSETAATVPVCGKNGAVFWKADLDVDCDGQTTTACNRGTDPWFQGDTAFHQSDGKPLSAEKLPYVVVPSSSSIWNYSSAGIKGGGVVAVIYKNRVEYAVVGDTGPSKIIGEASYATAKALGINPDPATGGAESGVTYILFKNSRAKPIESHSAAVSLGDELARQFVAAN, from the coding sequence GTGCGTACTCGAACGCTCGCCCTCGCCGCCGCCTTTGGTGCCACGCTGCTGGCCACCGCCGCCCTCCCCGCCACCGCACTGAACACGGCCGCCGCGACCGGTTCCCCCACCCGTACCGAGGAGGGTTCGGTCGGCGCGGCCGAACTGCTGGCCAAGGTGACGACCTGTTCGCAGATCTCCAGCGGCAAGTACCGGACCGACAGCGAGACCGCCGCGACGGTCCCGGTCTGCGGCAAGAACGGCGCCGTGTTCTGGAAGGCCGACCTGGATGTCGACTGCGACGGCCAGACCACCACCGCCTGCAACCGCGGCACCGACCCGTGGTTCCAGGGCGACACCGCCTTCCACCAGTCCGACGGCAAACCGCTGAGCGCCGAGAAGCTGCCGTACGTCGTCGTGCCGAGCTCCAGCTCGATCTGGAACTACTCCTCGGCCGGGATAAAGGGCGGTGGTGTGGTCGCCGTCATCTACAAGAACAGGGTCGAGTACGCGGTGGTCGGCGACACCGGCCCCTCCAAGATCATCGGTGAGGCGTCCTACGCCACCGCCAAGGCGCTGGGGATAAACCCCGACCCGGCCACCGGCGGGGCCGAGTCCGGCGTCACGTACATCCTCTTCAAGAACTCGCGGGCGAAGCCGATCGAGAGCCACAGCGCGGCGGTCTCCCTCGGCGACGAGCTGGCCAGACAGTTCGTGGCCGCCAACTGA
- a CDS encoding DUF4360 domain-containing protein, whose translation MFNALAIGGASAVLLAAPLSASAHSPGGWGTPPPDKIVIDLVTVNGSGCPAGTAAVAVSPDNTAFTVTYSTYTAQVGKGSSPTDIRKNCQLALNVHVPQGFTYAIASADYRGFAHLEKGATAQERANYYFQGMSQTASATHPFKGPFSDDWQTNDTTDVSALVYKPCGEERYLNINTELRAGGGTSDTTNTTSFISMDSTDASINTIYHFSWKVCPPK comes from the coding sequence ATGTTCAACGCACTGGCCATCGGCGGCGCGTCCGCCGTTCTGCTGGCCGCCCCGCTCAGCGCCTCCGCCCACTCCCCCGGCGGCTGGGGCACCCCGCCGCCCGACAAGATCGTGATCGACCTCGTGACCGTCAACGGCTCGGGGTGTCCGGCGGGTACGGCGGCCGTCGCGGTCTCACCCGACAACACCGCGTTCACCGTCACGTACAGCACCTACACGGCACAGGTCGGCAAGGGCTCCTCGCCGACCGACATCAGAAAGAACTGCCAGCTGGCGCTGAACGTCCACGTCCCGCAGGGCTTCACCTACGCGATCGCCTCGGCCGACTACCGCGGCTTCGCCCATCTGGAGAAGGGCGCCACCGCGCAGGAGCGGGCGAACTACTACTTCCAGGGCATGTCCCAGACTGCCTCCGCCACGCACCCGTTCAAGGGTCCGTTCTCCGACGACTGGCAGACCAACGACACCACGGACGTCTCCGCCCTCGTCTACAAGCCCTGCGGTGAGGAGCGCTATCTGAACATCAACACCGAACTGCGGGCCGGGGGCGGCACCTCCGACACGACCAACACCACCAGCTTCATCAGCATGGACTCGACCGACGCCAGCATCAACACCATCTACCACTTCTCGTGGAAGGTGTGTCCGCCGAAGTGA
- the map gene encoding type I methionyl aminopeptidase, whose translation MVEIKTDAQMDAMREAGRVVARALAAARDAADVGVSLLDLDTAAHEVLRAAGASSPFLGYHPDFAPVPFPAVACVSVNDAIVHGVPDGYRLRDGDLVSVDFGAVLDGWAGDSAISFTVGRARSEDVRLISTAYEALEAGIAAATVGNRIGDIAHAIGTVCRGAGYGIPEDFGGHGIGREMHEDPGVPNEGRPGRGMTLRHGMVLAIEPMLIADGTDGYYPAPDGWTLRTVTGVRAAHTEHTVAITDSGPRILTLV comes from the coding sequence ATGGTAGAGATCAAGACGGACGCACAGATGGACGCGATGCGGGAGGCCGGGCGGGTGGTCGCGCGGGCGCTCGCCGCGGCGCGGGACGCGGCGGACGTGGGCGTGAGCCTGCTGGACCTCGACACCGCGGCCCATGAGGTACTGCGCGCGGCGGGCGCCTCCTCGCCGTTCCTCGGCTATCACCCGGACTTCGCGCCGGTACCGTTCCCCGCCGTCGCCTGCGTCTCCGTCAACGACGCCATCGTGCACGGCGTCCCGGACGGCTACCGGCTGCGCGACGGCGACCTGGTCAGCGTCGACTTCGGCGCGGTCCTGGACGGCTGGGCCGGGGACTCGGCGATCAGCTTCACGGTGGGCCGGGCGCGGAGCGAGGACGTCCGGCTGATATCGACGGCGTACGAGGCGCTGGAGGCGGGCATCGCGGCCGCCACCGTGGGCAACCGCATCGGCGACATCGCGCACGCGATCGGCACGGTGTGCCGGGGCGCCGGATACGGCATCCCGGAGGACTTCGGCGGCCACGGCATCGGCCGAGAGATGCACGAGGACCCGGGGGTGCCCAACGAGGGCCGCCCGGGCCGGGGCATGACCCTGCGGCACGGCATGGTCCTGGCGATCGAGCCGATGCTGATCGCGGACGGCACCGACGGGTACTACCCGGCCCCGGACGGCTGGACCCTGCGCACGGTCACCGGCGTCCGCGCGGCCCACACCGAGCACACGGTGGCCATCACGGACTCCGGGCCGCGGATTCTGACGCTTGTGTGA
- a CDS encoding thiolase family protein, whose product MRDAVIVEAVRTPTGKGKPGGALSQTHPVELLAHTLRALVERSGVDPALVDDVIGGTVDQVGEQAMNTTRYAWLSAGFPDTVPATTVDRQCGSSQQAVHFAAQGVISGAYDLVVACGVESMSRVPMWSNVPAGKDPFGPGVAARFPEGLVPQGISAELIAAKWSIGRERMDEFATASHQKAAAAWDAGLFDAETAPIAGLTRDESVRPTTTPEILAGLKPSFVDPHFAERFPQIDWSVTAGNSSPTNDGASAVLITSSETAAKLGLRPLARLHSFAVTGSDPVLMLTGVIPATEKVLRKAGLGLGDIDLFEVNEAFASVVLAWQQETGADPAKVNVQGGAIALGHPLGASGTRLMTTLVHSMRLRGARYALQTMCEAGGLANATVLEAL is encoded by the coding sequence ATGCGTGACGCCGTGATCGTGGAAGCCGTCCGTACCCCGACAGGAAAGGGAAAGCCGGGCGGGGCGCTCTCCCAGACACACCCCGTAGAACTGCTCGCCCACACCCTGCGCGCCCTCGTCGAGCGCAGCGGTGTCGACCCGGCGCTGGTCGACGACGTGATCGGCGGCACCGTCGACCAGGTCGGCGAGCAGGCCATGAACACCACCCGGTACGCCTGGCTCTCCGCCGGGTTCCCCGACACCGTCCCCGCGACGACCGTGGACCGCCAGTGCGGCTCCTCGCAGCAGGCCGTCCACTTCGCCGCCCAGGGCGTGATCTCGGGGGCGTACGACCTGGTCGTGGCGTGCGGGGTGGAGTCGATGAGCCGGGTGCCGATGTGGTCGAACGTACCGGCCGGCAAGGACCCGTTCGGCCCGGGCGTGGCCGCCCGCTTCCCGGAGGGCCTCGTCCCGCAGGGCATCAGCGCCGAGCTGATCGCGGCGAAGTGGTCGATCGGGCGCGAGCGGATGGACGAGTTCGCCACCGCCTCGCACCAGAAGGCCGCCGCGGCCTGGGACGCCGGGCTCTTCGACGCCGAGACCGCGCCGATCGCCGGGCTGACGCGGGACGAGTCCGTACGTCCCACGACGACCCCGGAGATCCTCGCCGGGCTGAAGCCCTCCTTCGTCGACCCGCACTTCGCCGAGCGGTTCCCGCAGATCGACTGGTCGGTGACGGCGGGCAACAGCAGCCCCACGAACGACGGCGCCTCCGCCGTCCTGATCACCTCCAGCGAGACCGCGGCGAAGCTCGGGCTGCGCCCGCTCGCCCGGCTGCACAGTTTCGCGGTGACCGGCTCCGACCCGGTCCTCATGCTCACCGGAGTCATCCCCGCGACAGAAAAGGTGCTGCGCAAGGCCGGACTCGGCCTCGGCGACATCGACCTCTTCGAGGTCAACGAGGCCTTCGCGAGCGTGGTGCTCGCCTGGCAGCAGGAGACCGGCGCCGACCCCGCGAAGGTCAACGTGCAGGGCGGCGCGATCGCGCTCGGCCACCCGCTGGGCGCCAGCGGCACCCGGCTGATGACCACGCTGGTGCACTCCATGCGGCTGCGCGGGGCGCGGTACGCCCTCCAGACCATGTGCGAGGCGGGCGGACTCGCCAACGCCACGGTCCTGGAAGCCCTCTGA
- a CDS encoding helix-turn-helix domain-containing protein, translating to MTTSHKNSRPCSIADALAVVGEKYALLVLREVFFGVHRFDAIARNVGAPRDILTARLRRLVDAGVLEKVLYNERPPRYEYRATEAGQELRPVLLMLMRWGDRHLADVPPTVWRHSCGADLDPAIMCRSCGEEVHRRDVDPRFQVPGWTAEGAEFP from the coding sequence ATGACGACGTCGCACAAGAACTCCCGGCCCTGCTCGATCGCCGACGCGCTGGCGGTCGTGGGGGAGAAGTACGCGCTGCTCGTCCTGCGCGAGGTCTTCTTCGGTGTGCACCGCTTCGACGCGATCGCCCGCAACGTGGGCGCCCCCCGCGACATCCTCACCGCCCGGCTGCGCCGGCTCGTCGACGCGGGCGTCCTGGAGAAGGTGCTCTACAACGAGCGCCCGCCGCGGTACGAGTACCGGGCCACCGAGGCGGGTCAGGAGCTGCGCCCGGTGCTGCTGATGCTGATGCGCTGGGGCGACCGCCACCTGGCGGATGTGCCGCCCACGGTGTGGCGGCACTCGTGCGGGGCGGATCTGGACCCGGCGATCATGTGCCGGTCCTGCGGGGAGGAGGTCCATCGGCGGGATGTGGACCCGCGGTTCCAGGTGCCGGGGTGGACGGCGGAGGGGGCGGAGTTCCCGTAG
- a CDS encoding helix-turn-helix domain-containing protein yields MVRTPLTPEERERGERLGRLLRAARDGRSMSEVAAAAGLSAETLRKIETGRAPTPAFFTVAALASVLGLSLDEVAGHCTPLAA; encoded by the coding sequence ATGGTCCGCACCCCCCTCACCCCCGAAGAGCGCGAGCGCGGCGAACGGCTCGGCCGGTTGCTGCGGGCCGCGCGCGACGGGCGCAGCATGAGCGAGGTCGCCGCGGCCGCCGGTCTCTCCGCCGAGACCCTGCGGAAGATCGAGACCGGCCGCGCGCCGACCCCGGCGTTCTTCACCGTGGCCGCGCTCGCCTCCGTGCTCGGCCTCTCGCTGGACGAGGTCGCGGGACACTGCACGCCGCTGGCGGCGTAA
- a CDS encoding alginate lyase family protein, protein MFKPPTQAWPRRAAALALAAALTACAPASRVSATVDQGAVTAFRHPGVVIGKSQLDAVRKRVRDGREPWRSAYEKMRTSRYGSLAYTAHPAEVVPCPPNAGPPSCLAEREDAIAAYTQALLWSVGGDEAHARKAVEIMDGWSKVMKEHTEGNAGLQTAWAGSSWARAADIVHAGYPKWGAADVQRFKWMLRKAYLPALTAKVPDYNGNWELAMTDAAIGIAVFVEDRELFTESLARYRARVPAYFYLGSDGKLPKPPPGGTMNTPEKLATYWFGQRTYADGLGQETCRNFMHIGYSLAASGHIAETAWQQGVDLYGPTAERLRAALEFHARYQLGEAAPPWLCGGKVERTMGPDVEVALNHLRNRMHLKLPETEKLAERMRPAGTDDLFVAWETLTHADNPGRGSAV, encoded by the coding sequence GTGTTCAAGCCGCCCACCCAGGCCTGGCCCCGCCGCGCCGCCGCCCTCGCGCTCGCCGCCGCCCTCACCGCCTGCGCCCCCGCTTCCCGCGTCTCCGCGACCGTTGACCAGGGCGCCGTCACCGCCTTCCGTCACCCGGGCGTGGTGATCGGCAAGAGTCAGCTGGACGCCGTACGAAAGCGGGTGCGGGACGGCCGGGAGCCGTGGCGCTCGGCGTACGAGAAGATGCGGACCAGCCGGTACGGCTCGCTCGCGTACACCGCGCACCCCGCCGAGGTCGTGCCCTGTCCGCCGAACGCCGGGCCGCCCTCGTGTCTGGCCGAGCGCGAGGACGCGATCGCCGCGTACACCCAGGCGCTCCTCTGGTCCGTCGGCGGCGACGAGGCGCACGCCCGCAAGGCCGTCGAGATCATGGACGGCTGGTCGAAGGTGATGAAGGAGCACACCGAGGGCAACGCGGGCCTGCAGACCGCCTGGGCGGGCTCCTCCTGGGCGCGCGCCGCCGACATCGTGCACGCGGGCTACCCGAAGTGGGGCGCCGCCGACGTCCAGCGCTTCAAGTGGATGCTGCGCAAGGCCTATCTGCCCGCCTTGACCGCCAAGGTCCCCGACTACAACGGCAACTGGGAACTGGCGATGACCGACGCGGCCATCGGGATCGCGGTGTTCGTGGAGGACCGCGAGCTGTTCACCGAGTCCCTGGCCCGCTACCGGGCGCGGGTCCCCGCGTACTTCTACCTGGGCTCCGACGGGAAGCTGCCCAAACCGCCGCCCGGCGGCACCATGAACACCCCGGAGAAGCTGGCCACGTACTGGTTCGGCCAGCGCACGTACGCCGACGGGCTCGGCCAGGAGACCTGCCGCAACTTCATGCACATCGGCTATTCGCTGGCCGCCTCCGGGCACATCGCGGAGACCGCGTGGCAGCAGGGCGTCGACCTGTACGGGCCGACGGCCGAGCGGCTGCGCGCCGCCCTGGAGTTCCACGCCCGCTACCAGCTGGGCGAGGCGGCCCCGCCGTGGCTGTGCGGCGGCAAGGTGGAGCGCACGATGGGCCCGGACGTGGAGGTCGCCCTCAACCATCTGCGCAACCGGATGCACCTGAAGCTCCCCGAGACCGAGAAGCTCGCCGAGCGCATGCGCCCGGCGGGGACCGACGACCTGTTCGTGGCCTGGGAGACGCTGACGCACGCGGACAACCCCGGGCGGGGATCGGCGGTGTGA
- a CDS encoding HAD family phosphatase, protein MDSRTAPPRIPCPRTPAAAAFFDVEGTLLAVPGLPEPCRDEPGPPLGRLWHAPVLAALHDHAARGHLVVLVTPSSAAAVAPLARELGADAVLCARPRSPMRGQGKGYAARALLREHALLAADCYAYADEAADLPLLAEVGHSVVVGEDPVLLRHARRGNWARLPGPVPREM, encoded by the coding sequence ATGGACTCCCGCACAGCCCCGCCGCGCATACCCTGCCCGCGTACGCCCGCCGCCGCCGCGTTCTTCGACGTCGAGGGCACGCTCCTGGCCGTGCCCGGGCTGCCCGAGCCGTGCCGCGACGAGCCCGGGCCGCCGCTCGGCCGCCTCTGGCACGCGCCGGTCCTCGCGGCGCTGCACGACCACGCCGCCCGGGGGCATCTGGTGGTCCTGGTGACGCCGTCGTCCGCCGCCGCCGTCGCGCCCCTCGCGCGCGAACTGGGCGCCGACGCCGTGCTCTGCGCCCGGCCGAGGTCCCCGATGCGCGGCCAGGGCAAGGGGTACGCGGCCCGCGCCCTGCTGCGCGAGCACGCCCTGCTCGCCGCCGACTGCTACGCGTACGCGGACGAGGCGGCCGACCTCCCGCTGCTCGCCGAGGTGGGCCACTCGGTGGTCGTGGGGGAGGACCCGGTGCTGCTGAGGCACGCCCGGCGGGGCAACTGGGCCCGGCTGCCCGGCCCCGTACCGAGGGAAATGTGA
- a CDS encoding nitrilase-related carbon-nitrogen hydrolase, which yields MATVVRAALVQASWTGDTESMIAKHEEHTREAARQGAKIIGFQEVFNAPYFCQVQEPEHYRWAEPVPDGPTVRRMQELARETGMVIVVPVFEIEGSGFYYNTAAVIDADGSYLGKYRKHHIPQVKGFWEKYYFKPGNLGWPVFDTAVGRVGVYICYDRHFPEGWRQLGLNGAQLVYNPSATSRGLSAYLWQLEQPASAVANEYFVAAINRVGREEYGDNDFYGTSYFVDPRGQFVGEPASDKEEELLVRDLDFGLIDEVRQQWAFYRDRRPDAYEGLVKP from the coding sequence ATGGCCACTGTTGTCCGCGCCGCACTGGTCCAGGCCAGTTGGACCGGCGATACCGAATCCATGATCGCCAAACATGAGGAACACACCCGTGAGGCGGCCCGGCAGGGTGCGAAGATCATTGGATTCCAGGAGGTCTTCAACGCCCCGTACTTCTGCCAGGTGCAGGAGCCCGAGCACTACCGGTGGGCGGAGCCGGTGCCGGACGGGCCGACCGTGCGGCGGATGCAGGAGCTCGCCCGCGAGACCGGGATGGTGATCGTCGTCCCGGTCTTCGAGATCGAGGGCTCCGGTTTCTACTACAACACCGCCGCCGTGATCGACGCCGACGGCAGCTACCTGGGCAAGTACCGCAAGCACCACATCCCCCAGGTGAAGGGGTTCTGGGAGAAGTACTACTTCAAACCGGGCAACCTGGGATGGCCGGTCTTCGACACCGCCGTGGGCCGGGTCGGCGTCTATATCTGCTACGACCGCCACTTCCCCGAAGGCTGGCGGCAGTTGGGGCTCAACGGCGCCCAGCTCGTCTACAATCCGTCGGCCACCTCGCGTGGACTTTCGGCCTATCTGTGGCAGCTGGAACAGCCCGCTTCGGCGGTGGCCAACGAGTACTTCGTGGCCGCCATCAACCGGGTCGGCCGCGAGGAGTACGGCGACAACGACTTCTACGGCACCAGCTACTTCGTGGACCCGCGCGGCCAGTTCGTCGGCGAGCCCGCCAGCGACAAGGAGGAGGAACTCCTCGTCCGGGACCTCGACTTCGGGCTCATCGACGAGGTGCGCCAGCAGTGGGCGTTCTACCGCGACCGGCGGCCCGACGCCTACGAAGGGCTGGTGAAGCCGTGA